TGCGCCAGCAAAATGAGCAGGTAGAAGTGGAGCATGTGGATCTGGCCCTGAACCCTCCTCCTCACTTCTCGGCTGATTCACTGGGAATGCGCCTGGGCCTGGACCCTGCCACCCTGACCGAACGTCAGCGCGCCGAGAACGCGATCACCGAACAATACCTGAGCCAGTTCCTGGCCTCGGATGTGGTTGTGATTGGCGCCCCCTTCTACAACTTCACCATTCCCAGCCAGCTTAAAGCCTGGATGGATCGCCTGGCCCAGGCAGGTCTCACCTTCCGCTACACCAGCAATGGCCCAGAAGGTCTGGCGGGTAACAAAACGGTTTATCTGGTCTTGAGCCGTGGCGGCATCTACTCCGAGTCGGAGCAGGGCCAGGCCATGGAACACCAGGAAAGCTACCTGCGTGTGATGTTTGGCTTCATGGGTGTGACAGATCTGCGCATCGTGTACGCAGAAGGTCTGGGCAAGGCTCCGGAGCTGCGAGAGCAGATTATAGAAAACGCCAAAGCCAGTGTCAGCGCCTTGCTGGAAAAGAGTACGGCTTAAAAACAAACGCGGTCCAAGCCAATAGGACCGCCACAGGGCATCGCCCGGAAACGGGGGCTTGTTTCACCCCCCAAAGTTCAGGCTAACCCGACCCATTGCCAGACGGCGACCCCAGTCCCGTCTGGCTTTGTTTTTATAGCGTCTGGCCTTTTGTCACAGTCCTGCTTTGTGTCTCTAGCGTCCAGCCTATTGATCCGTCTCCGGCGCACCACCCAGGTCATCGTAGGCTGGCGCCCACAAAAAAAGGGCCTGTGAAGGGCCCTTTTTCCAAGCGAGAACGTCCAGGCTGAAGCCAAAGC
This genomic interval from Alcaligenes ammonioxydans contains the following:
- a CDS encoding FMN-dependent NADH-azoreductase encodes the protein MKLLHVDSSITGAHSVSRELSQFVVDQLRQQNEQVEVEHVDLALNPPPHFSADSLGMRLGLDPATLTERQRAENAITEQYLSQFLASDVVVIGAPFYNFTIPSQLKAWMDRLAQAGLTFRYTSNGPEGLAGNKTVYLVLSRGGIYSESEQGQAMEHQESYLRVMFGFMGVTDLRIVYAEGLGKAPELREQIIENAKASVSALLEKSTA